The Bifidobacterium bifidum ATCC 29521 = JCM 1255 = DSM 20456 region GCGGCGGCACAGGCTCTCTCCGACTCGACCCGCCCAACCTCGGCGAGGTGAGCTGACTGATGGGAGCGCTATCCAACATCGATCCCACCGCAGTGGCGGTCTGGGCGTCGGCCGTGGTGCTGTTCGCCCTGATCGCCGTGCTGCGTGCGGTCTTCAAACTCAACTTCAGCCTGCTGACGGTGCTCGCGCTTGGGCTGGGCATCGCCCTGAGCCTCGTGTTCGACGGGCAGGTCGACTCGCTCAACCTGCTGGGCAACATCTACATCAACCTGATCACCGCGCTGGTCGCGCCGCTGATCTTCGTGTCGATCATCTCCAGCATCACCTACGTCGGCAGTCTGAAAAAGCTGCGCAGCATCGGATTGCGGTCGGTCGGCTGGCTGCTGCTCACCAATCTGATCGCCATCGTGATGACGCTGGGTGTGGCCATCCCGCTGCACATCGGCTCGGGCGTCAAACTCGTCGACGACAAGTCGACCGCCGGTTTCCTCACCTCGCAGACAGCGCCGCTCGACCAGGTCATACTCAACTTCTTCCCGAAGAACATCGTCGGAGACCTGTCCGGCAACCGTGTGGTGCCTATCATCATCACGGCCACCGTGCTGGCCATCGCCATCGTGTCGGTCGGTCGGCAGAAGGACGTGAGCGTCGTCAAACGGTTCTTCGAGCAGACCAAGGACGTGATCTACAAGGCCGTCGGCTACGTGGTCGAGCTCACCCCGTACGCGGTGGTGGTGCTGGGAGCGACTTCGACGGCCGCGACCACATCCAAGGCGGACGCGCTGCTCGCGCTGCTGAGCATTCTCGTGCTGGGCTTCGTGCTCAACATCATCCAGGCGTTCGTCGTCAACGGGCTGCTGCTGAAATTCGTGGCGCACGTGCCGCCCTTGACGTTCTTCAAGGCCGTGCTGCCGGCGCAGACCACGGCGTTCGCCACGCAGTCCAGCGTGGCGACGCTTCCGCTGAGCATACGGCAGCTCGGCACGGTCGGCGTCGGCGCGGACGTGGCGAACTTCACCACCCCGATCGGGACGACCATCGGCATGCCGGGATGCGCCGGTGTGTGGCCGATGCTGTCGGCCGTGTTCACCATCAACGCGCTCGGACTGGGGTATTCGCCGGCGAGCTATGTGGCGCTCGCGGTGATCGGACTGCTGTCGTCGATCGGTACCGCGGGCGTGCCGGGCACTGCGATCGTGACC contains the following coding sequences:
- a CDS encoding dicarboxylate/amino acid:cation symporter, whose product is MGALSNIDPTAVAVWASAVVLFALIAVLRAVFKLNFSLLTVLALGLGIALSLVFDGQVDSLNLLGNIYINLITALVAPLIFVSIISSITYVGSLKKLRSIGLRSVGWLLLTNLIAIVMTLGVAIPLHIGSGVKLVDDKSTAGFLTSQTAPLDQVILNFFPKNIVGDLSGNRVVPIIITATVLAIAIVSVGRQKDVSVVKRFFEQTKDVIYKAVGYVVELTPYAVVVLGATSTAATTSKADALLALLSILVLGFVLNIIQAFVVNGLLLKFVAHVPPLTFFKAVLPAQTTAFATQSSVATLPLSIRQLGTVGVGADVANFTTPIGTTIGMPGCAGVWPMLSAVFTINALGLGYSPASYVALAVIGLLSSIGTAGVPGTAIVTATTVFTAVGLPVQLLVPLVPVSNIVGMPSTMANVSAAVTCAAIVSRQTGEFDEGVLDSARAGRHRHRAGVVVSPAGGAVAAPVVPVAAPLGAVGVAASVVASPVAAGVGAAHKPVQPGFAVTPGLSLTLHQSTLRVQTDDDADDAPVPVGACGISAHAATAKAA